A single genomic interval of Streptococcus oralis subsp. dentisani harbors:
- a CDS encoding HXXEE domain-containing protein: MAFYLWMFPLLFIFHDMEEIIGLVPWIHLNETLLAQKAPAILKIHKGITTEGFALAVFEEFILVLSITLFAYFTQSRALELVWLGGFVAFALHLLLHIGQAIFLGKYIPALITSVLCFPISAYLITDVVHLWRVSTSEFFLFSLVGSGIVVINLLFALWLGKKYSAWLAHYH; this comes from the coding sequence ATGGCATTTTATCTTTGGATGTTCCCGCTACTCTTTATCTTTCACGATATGGAAGAAATTATCGGTCTTGTCCCTTGGATTCATCTCAACGAAACCTTGCTGGCTCAAAAGGCTCCAGCTATTCTCAAGATTCACAAAGGAATTACAACAGAGGGATTTGCCCTTGCTGTTTTTGAGGAGTTTATTCTTGTCTTATCCATCACTTTATTTGCGTATTTTACTCAATCTAGAGCGCTCGAATTAGTTTGGTTAGGTGGATTTGTAGCATTTGCGCTTCATCTCTTGCTCCATATCGGGCAAGCAATCTTTCTTGGTAAGTATATCCCTGCTCTGATTACTTCTGTCCTCTGTTTCCCTATCAGTGCTTATTTGATTACAGACGTTGTACATTTGTGGCGGGTTTCGACCAGCGAATTTTTCCTATTTTCACTAGTCGGTTCAGGCATCGTCGTCATCAATCTCCTCTTTGCTCTTTGGCTTGGGAAAAAGTATTCCGCCTGGCTTGCCCATTACCATTAA
- the rpmG gene encoding 50S ribosomal protein L33, which translates to MRVNITLEHKESGERLYLTSKNKRNTPDRLQLKKYSPKLRKHVVFTEVK; encoded by the coding sequence ATGCGCGTAAATATCACACTTGAACACAAAGAATCTGGTGAACGCTTGTACCTTACTTCTAAAAACAAACGTAACACTCCAGACCGTCTTCAATTGAAGAAATACTCACCAAAACTTCGCAAGCACGTCGTGTTTACAGAAGTTAAATAA
- the rpmF gene encoding 50S ribosomal protein L32, producing MAVPARRTSKAKKNKRRTHYKVTAPSVNFDETTGDYSRSHRVSLKGYYKGRKIAKAATAE from the coding sequence ATGGCAGTACCTGCACGTCGCACTTCAAAAGCGAAGAAAAACAAACGTCGTACACACTACAAAGTAACAGCTCCATCTGTAAACTTTGACGAAACTACTGGAGATTACTCACGTTCTCACCGTGTATCACTTAAAGGATACTACAAAGGACGTAAGATCGCTAAAGCTGCTACAGCTGAATAA
- the ilvD gene encoding dihydroxy-acid dehydratase translates to MTELDKRHRSSIYDSMVKSPNRAMLRATGMTDKDFETPIVGVISTWAENTPCNIHLHDFGKLAKEGVKSAGAWPVQFGTITVADGIAMGTPGMRFSLTSRDIIADSIEAAMGGHNVDAFVAIGGCDKNMPGSMIAIANMDIPAIFAYGGTIAPGNLDGKDIDLVSVFEGIGKWNHGDMTAEDVKRLECNACPGPGGCGGMYTANTMATAIEVLGMSLPGSSSHPAESADKKEDIEAAGRAVVKMLELGLKPSDILTREAFEDAITVTMALGGSTNATLHLLAIAHAANVDLSLEDFNTIQERVPHLADLKPSGRYVFQDLYEVGGVPAVMKYLLANGFLHGDRITCTGKTVAENLADFADLTPGQKVIMPLENPKRADGPLIILNGNLAPDGAVAKVSGVKVRRHVGPAKVFDSEEDAIQAVLTDEIVDGDVVVVRFVGPKGGPGMPEMLSLSSMIVGKGQGDKVALLTDGRFSGGTYGLVVGHIAPEAQDGGPIAYLRTGDIVTVDQDTKEISMAVSEEELEKRKAETTLPPLYSRGVLGKYAHIVSSASRGAVTDFWNMDKSGKK, encoded by the coding sequence ATGACAGAATTAGATAAACGTCACCGCAGTAGCATTTATGACAGTATGGTTAAATCACCAAACCGTGCCATGCTTCGTGCGACTGGAATGACAGATAAGGACTTTGAAACACCGATTGTGGGAGTGATTTCAACTTGGGCGGAAAATACACCATGTAACATTCACTTGCATGATTTTGGGAAATTGGCTAAAGAAGGTGTCAAATCTGCGGGCGCTTGGCCGGTACAGTTTGGAACCATTACCGTAGCAGACGGGATTGCCATGGGAACTCCTGGTATGCGTTTCTCTCTAACATCTCGTGACATCATCGCGGACTCCATCGAGGCGGCTATGGGTGGTCACAACGTGGATGCCTTCGTCGCTATCGGTGGCTGTGACAAGAACATGCCTGGTTCTATGATTGCCATTGCCAATATGGATATTCCAGCTATTTTCGCCTATGGTGGAACCATTGCACCGGGAAATCTTGATGGAAAAGACATCGATTTGGTTTCGGTATTTGAAGGAATCGGTAAGTGGAACCACGGTGACATGACAGCTGAGGACGTCAAGCGTCTCGAATGTAATGCCTGCCCTGGCCCTGGTGGCTGTGGTGGTATGTATACTGCTAATACCATGGCGACTGCTATCGAAGTTCTCGGGATGAGTTTGCCAGGATCATCCTCTCACCCAGCTGAATCAGCTGACAAGAAAGAAGATATCGAAGCAGCAGGACGTGCTGTTGTTAAGATGTTGGAACTTGGTCTCAAACCGTCAGATATCTTGACTCGTGAAGCCTTTGAAGATGCTATCACAGTAACCATGGCGCTCGGTGGTTCTACTAATGCCACTCTTCACTTGCTTGCTATTGCCCATGCTGCAAATGTTGACTTGTCACTTGAAGACTTCAATACGATCCAAGAGCGTGTGCCTCACTTGGCTGATTTGAAACCATCTGGTCGGTATGTCTTCCAAGACCTCTACGAAGTCGGTGGTGTGCCTGCGGTTATGAAATATCTCTTAGCGAATGGCTTCCTTCACGGAGACCGTATCACATGTACTGGTAAGACAGTTGCTGAGAACTTGGCTGACTTTGCAGACCTCACACCAGGTCAAAAAGTTATCATGCCACTTGAAAATCCAAAACGTGCAGACGGTCCGCTTATCATCTTGAACGGGAACCTTGCCCCTGATGGCGCGGTTGCTAAAGTATCAGGTGTTAAAGTGCGTCGTCACGTTGGACCAGCTAAGGTCTTTGACTCAGAAGAAGATGCTATCCAGGCCGTTCTGACAGATGAAATCGTTGATGGCGATGTTGTCGTTGTTCGTTTCGTGGGACCTAAGGGAGGTCCTGGTATGCCTGAGATGCTGTCACTTTCATCAATGATCGTTGGTAAAGGTCAGGGAGACAAGGTGGCCCTCTTGACAGACGGACGTTTCTCTGGTGGCACTTATGGTCTGGTTGTTGGACATATCGCTCCTGAAGCTCAGGATGGTGGACCAATTGCCTACCTTCGTACAGGTGATATCGTTACGGTTGACCAAGATACCAAAGAAATTTCCATGGCCGTATCCGAAGAAGAACTTGAAAAACGCAAGGCAGAAACAACCTTGCCACCACTTTACAGCCGTGGTGTCCTCGGTAAATATGCCCACATCGTATCATCCGCTTCTCGCGGAGCCGTGACAGACTTTTGGAATATGGACAAGTCAGGTAAAAAATAA
- a CDS encoding metal-sulfur cluster assembly factor — protein sequence MRDDIKINDRALALQDQIIEKLEKVFDTDVELDVYNLGLIYEINLDETGLCKIVMTFTDTACDCAESLPIEIVAGLKQIEGIEDVKVEVTWSPAWKITRISRYGRIALGLPPR from the coding sequence ATGAGAGACGATATCAAAATCAATGACCGCGCTTTGGCCTTACAAGACCAAATTATCGAAAAACTAGAGAAGGTTTTTGATACGGATGTGGAATTGGATGTTTACAATCTGGGCTTGATTTATGAAATCAATCTGGACGAAACGGGTCTCTGTAAGATTGTCATGACTTTCACTGATACTGCCTGTGATTGCGCCGAAAGCCTGCCTATCGAAATCGTCGCAGGTCTGAAACAGATCGAGGGCATCGAAGATGTCAAGGTTGAAGTTACTTGGTCTCCTGCCTGGAAGATCACACGAATCAGTCGCTACGGCCGTATTGCCCTAGGTCTCCCACCTCGTTAA
- a CDS encoding helix-turn-helix domain-containing protein: protein MEQIGTVFRQLRESRNISLRQATGGQFSPSMLSRFETGQSELSVEKFLSALENISASVEEILFLARGFHYDTDSELRKEIIDVLDPKNIAPLEDLYRKEYQKYANSQNKQKHILNAIMIKSYMKSMDETVELTTEEGKVLHDYLFSTEIWGNYELNLFSVSSPLLSVPLFTRYVREMVRKSDFLMEMKGNRHLFHTMLLNGFLASIECEEFTNASYFKRVIEEHFYKENETYFRIVYLWAEGLLDSKQGRVKEGQKKMEDAVRIFEMLGCNKSAEYYRNTPDC, encoded by the coding sequence ATGGAGCAGATTGGAACAGTCTTTAGACAATTACGAGAGTCAAGAAATATCTCATTAAGACAAGCAACTGGGGGACAATTTTCGCCGTCTATGTTATCCCGATTTGAAACAGGTCAGAGTGAGCTTTCAGTGGAAAAGTTTCTATCTGCACTGGAAAATATATCTGCGAGTGTGGAGGAAATCCTCTTCCTAGCGAGAGGTTTTCACTATGATACCGATTCTGAGTTGAGAAAAGAAATCATAGATGTCTTGGATCCAAAGAATATAGCACCTCTCGAAGACCTGTATCGTAAGGAGTATCAAAAGTATGCCAATTCTCAAAACAAACAGAAACATATTCTAAATGCCATTATGATCAAGTCTTATATGAAGAGCATGGATGAAACGGTAGAGTTAACAACAGAGGAAGGGAAAGTCCTTCATGATTACCTGTTTTCTACCGAGATTTGGGGGAACTATGAACTCAATTTGTTCTCAGTTAGTTCCCCACTCTTATCTGTTCCTCTTTTCACTAGATATGTACGAGAAATGGTCCGAAAATCTGATTTTCTAATGGAAATGAAGGGAAATCGGCACCTATTTCACACCATGCTACTGAATGGTTTTTTAGCCAGCATTGAGTGTGAAGAATTTACCAATGCCTCTTATTTTAAACGTGTTATCGAAGAGCATTTCTACAAGGAAAACGAGACCTATTTCCGAATTGTCTATTTGTGGGCGGAAGGTCTCCTTGATAGCAAGCAAGGAAGAGTTAAAGAAGGACAAAAAAAGATGGAAGATGCTGTCCGTATTTTTGAGATGCTTGGCTGTAACAAATCTGCCGAATACTATAGAAACACGCCCGATTGTTGA
- the hisS gene encoding histidine--tRNA ligase yields the protein MKLQKPKGTQDILPAESAKWQYVEGFAREIFKRYNYAEVRTPIFEHYEVISRSVGDTTDIVTKEMYDFYDKGDRHITLRPEGTAPVVRSYVENKLFAPEVQKPSKFYYMGPMFRYERPQAGRLRQFHQIGVECFGSSNPATDVETIAMAAHFLKEIGIQGVKVHLNTLGNPESRAAYRQALIDYLTPLKETLSKDSQRRLEENPLRVLDSKEKEDKVAVENAPSILDFLDEESQAHFDAVRQMLENLGVDYIIDTNMVRGLDYYNHTIFEFITEIEGNDLTVCAGGRYDGLVAYFGGPETAGFGFGLGVERLLLILEKQGVALPIENALDVYIAVLGEGANVKALELVQALRQQGFKAERDYLNRKLKAQFKSADVFAAKTLITLGESEVESGQVTVKNNQTREEVQVSLETISQNFSQVFEKLGF from the coding sequence ATGAAATTACAAAAACCAAAAGGAACGCAGGATATTTTACCTGCTGAGTCTGCCAAGTGGCAGTACGTTGAGGGCTTTGCCCGTGAGATTTTCAAGCGCTATAACTATGCGGAAGTGCGTACGCCTATTTTTGAGCATTACGAGGTCATCAGTCGCTCTGTCGGAGATACAACGGATATCGTAACCAAGGAAATGTACGATTTTTATGATAAGGGTGACCGCCATATCACTCTTCGTCCAGAAGGAACTGCGCCCGTTGTCCGTTCTTATGTGGAAAATAAACTTTTCGCCCCAGAAGTGCAAAAGCCAAGTAAGTTCTACTACATGGGCCCAATGTTCCGTTATGAGCGTCCGCAAGCAGGTCGTTTGCGCCAGTTCCACCAGATTGGTGTTGAGTGTTTTGGCTCTAGTAATCCAGCTACCGATGTGGAAACCATCGCGATGGCAGCCCACTTCCTGAAAGAAATCGGCATCCAAGGTGTCAAAGTGCACCTCAACACTCTTGGAAATCCTGAGAGCCGTGCGGCTTACCGTCAGGCCTTGATCGACTATTTGACACCACTCAAGGAGACCTTGTCTAAGGATAGCCAACGTCGTTTGGAGGAAAATCCTCTTCGTGTTTTAGACTCTAAGGAAAAAGAAGACAAGGTGGCTGTAGAGAATGCGCCGTCTATTTTGGACTTCCTTGATGAAGAAAGCCAGGCTCATTTTGATGCTGTGCGTCAGATGTTGGAAAATCTTGGAGTAGACTATATCATCGATACCAATATGGTGCGTGGTCTGGACTACTACAACCACACGATTTTCGAGTTTATCACTGAGATTGAGGGCAATGACCTGACGGTCTGTGCAGGTGGTCGCTACGATGGTTTGGTTGCTTACTTTGGTGGTCCTGAGACTGCTGGATTTGGTTTTGGACTTGGTGTAGAGCGCCTGCTTCTCATCCTTGAAAAGCAAGGTGTGGCCCTCCCTATCGAAAACGCCCTAGATGTCTATATCGCAGTCTTGGGCGAAGGAGCAAATGTCAAGGCCTTGGAGTTGGTACAAGCCCTTCGCCAACAAGGATTCAAAGCAGAGCGTGATTACCTCAATCGTAAACTAAAAGCTCAGTTCAAGTCAGCCGATGTCTTTGCGGCTAAGACCCTCATCACCTTGGGAGAGAGTGAAGTCGAAAGCGGACAAGTGACGGTCAAAAACAACCAAACACGAGAAGAAGTGCAAGTGTCGCTTGAGACCATCAGCCAAAACTTCTCTCAAGTCTTTGAAAAACTAGGATTTTAA
- a CDS encoding helix-turn-helix transcriptional regulator has protein sequence MQLKNRLKELRARDGLNQTELAKLAGVSRQTISLLERDEYTPSIVIALKISQIFNEPVESVFRIEEDE, from the coding sequence ATGCAACTTAAAAATCGTTTAAAAGAGCTTCGGGCTCGCGATGGTCTCAATCAAACCGAACTAGCCAAGCTAGCAGGGGTTTCCCGACAGACCATCAGTTTGCTAGAGAGGGATGAATACACTCCGTCCATTGTAATCGCCCTGAAGATTTCACAGATATTCAATGAACCAGTCGAGTCGGTATTTCGTATAGAGGAGGATGAGTGA
- a CDS encoding PspC domain-containing protein, which translates to MKKFLADFQVDTEHKELAGVCAGLGNYFNIQANIVRLVTVLLFLSSTEIGIITVTLYAYLAGWLGNEPLGDGAKKARNQAILLLAVCLILVSLGTEGLTAIYESGKVLGQWLVGLV; encoded by the coding sequence ATGAAAAAGTTTTTAGCAGATTTTCAAGTAGATACTGAACATAAAGAACTTGCAGGTGTTTGTGCAGGTTTAGGAAATTATTTTAACATTCAAGCCAATATCGTTCGTTTGGTGACAGTCTTGTTGTTTCTCTCTTCTACGGAGATTGGGATTATAACAGTAACTCTCTATGCCTATCTAGCGGGTTGGCTTGGGAATGAACCCTTGGGAGATGGAGCAAAAAAAGCTAGAAATCAAGCTATTCTCTTACTTGCTGTTTGTTTGATTTTAGTATCACTTGGAACAGAGGGGTTGACAGCTATTTATGAATCAGGTAAAGTGCTTGGTCAGTGGTTGGTTGGATTGGTTTAG
- a CDS encoding DUF3169 family protein — translation MKKKRGLLFLAAVVLGGFLGSFAGMFKTRAESHGTILDVKILIPWISAICLLLGFISILLTFNFLKKSRKFHSLYQEEMDDDLNETYYVQMYRNLEFGTIAFNITGVAILLSLFISGSEVIVLNVSHLTLSLSFLALVMVFSAQKYLYKTIAIVRQFDLEFFSTPKDVLDYINSYDEGERQANLEQSFRVLFQLNQYVLPGLYFLIDLFSLLTGEIQLLAFLLVGTIHIYINVMQLPMVKRYFK, via the coding sequence ATGAAAAAGAAACGTGGATTGTTATTTTTAGCGGCTGTTGTCTTGGGAGGTTTCTTGGGCAGTTTTGCAGGGATGTTTAAGACACGTGCCGAATCCCATGGAACTATTTTAGATGTAAAGATCTTGATACCATGGATATCAGCTATTTGTTTACTGTTAGGTTTTATTAGCATTCTTTTGACTTTCAATTTCTTAAAGAAAAGTAGAAAGTTTCACTCCTTGTATCAAGAGGAAATGGATGATGATCTGAATGAAACCTATTATGTGCAAATGTATCGTAATCTTGAGTTTGGAACCATCGCTTTTAATATAACAGGCGTAGCGATTTTATTGTCTCTCTTCATTTCAGGAAGTGAAGTAATTGTACTAAATGTAAGCCATCTAACATTATCTCTTTCTTTTTTGGCATTAGTGATGGTTTTCAGTGCTCAAAAATATCTCTATAAAACAATTGCAATCGTTCGTCAGTTTGATTTGGAATTCTTCTCTACACCAAAGGATGTTTTGGACTATATAAATTCTTATGATGAAGGGGAGCGTCAGGCTAATTTGGAACAGAGTTTTCGGGTTTTATTCCAATTAAATCAGTATGTTTTGCCAGGTCTCTACTTTCTGATTGATCTTTTTTCTTTACTGACAGGAGAGATTCAGTTACTAGCCTTCTTGCTCGTAGGAACTATCCATATTTACATCAATGTGATGCAGTTACCTATGGTAAAACGCTATTTCAAATAG
- a CDS encoding CPBP family intramembrane glutamic endopeptidase has product MKLLKNLGWFLLAVLSFFFGYGLVQSMALSALGLGASIFGVLPLYIVLSGVYVYGVYRWYQTEKISIQTTAFNRYIWLPTLVLLVAIAAQFYLPDDPSVNQQIVSQLTVAQPVFGFFMVVVFAPLTEELIFRGMLARYLFPKQNNNKQTALFLLVSSVLFALIHFPGTLQQFLVYASLGLSLSLAYVSRKGLLYSISLHALNNLVGFLMILML; this is encoded by the coding sequence ATGAAATTACTTAAAAATCTTGGCTGGTTTCTTCTAGCTGTTCTATCCTTTTTCTTTGGCTATGGTCTGGTTCAGAGCATGGCTCTGTCAGCTCTTGGACTAGGAGCTTCAATCTTTGGAGTCTTACCACTTTATATCGTCCTGTCAGGGGTCTATGTTTATGGAGTTTACAGATGGTATCAGACAGAAAAGATTAGCATCCAGACGACGGCTTTCAATCGTTATATCTGGTTGCCAACCCTGGTTTTGCTAGTGGCGATTGCAGCCCAGTTCTATTTGCCAGATGATCCGTCGGTCAATCAACAAATCGTATCACAATTGACAGTTGCTCAGCCTGTATTTGGTTTCTTTATGGTGGTGGTCTTTGCTCCTCTGACGGAAGAACTCATTTTTAGAGGGATGTTGGCGCGCTATCTCTTTCCTAAACAGAATAACAACAAACAGACAGCTCTGTTTCTCCTCGTATCAAGTGTGCTTTTTGCCTTGATTCACTTTCCAGGGACTTTGCAACAGTTTTTAGTTTATGCTAGTCTGGGATTGAGTTTGAGTCTGGCTTATGTAAGTCGAAAAGGTCTTCTTTACAGCATTTCTTTACATGCCTTGAATAATTTAGTCGGCTTTTTGATGATACTCATGCTATAA
- the aspS gene encoding aspartate--tRNA ligase — translation MKRSMYAGRVREEHIGQEMTLKGWVARRRDLGGLIFIDLRDREGIMQLVINPEKVSAEVMATAESLRSEFVIEVTGQVAAREQANDKLPTGAVELNVTALTVLNTAKTTPFEIKDGIEANDDTRLRYRYLDLRRPEMLENLKLRAKVTHSIRNYLDELEFIDVETPFLSKSTPEGARDYLVPSRVNKGHFYALPQSPQITKQLLMNAGFDRYYQIVKCFRDEDLRGDRQPEFTQVDLETSFLTEQEIQDITEGLIARVMKETKGIEVTLPFPRMKYDDAMALYGSDKPDTRFDMLLQDLTEVVKGVDFKVFSEAPAVKAIVVKGAADNYSRKDIDKMTEVAKQYGAKGLAWVKVVDGELSGPVAKFLTGIQAELTATLGLEDKDLILFVADTLEVTNATLGALRGRIAKELGLIDNAKFNFLWVVDWPMFEWSEEEGRYMSAHHPFTLPQEETAHELEGELANVRAIAYDIVLNGYELGGGSLRINQKDLQERMFKALGFSAEEANDQFGFLLEAMDYGFPPHGGLAIGLDRFVMLLAGEENIREVIAFPKNNKATDPMSQAPSTVALKQLEELNLQVEQDETSETN, via the coding sequence ATGAAACGTAGTATGTATGCTGGTCGTGTTCGTGAGGAACACATCGGACAAGAAATGACCTTGAAAGGCTGGGTTGCCCGTCGTCGTGACTTGGGTGGTTTGATCTTTATCGACCTTCGTGACCGTGAAGGGATCATGCAGTTGGTTATCAACCCTGAAAAAGTATCTGCAGAGGTCATGGCAACGGCTGAAAGTCTTCGTAGCGAATTTGTCATTGAGGTAACTGGACAAGTTGCTGCGCGTGAGCAAGCCAATGATAAATTGCCGACTGGTGCGGTTGAGTTGAACGTGACAGCTCTTACTGTGCTTAATACAGCCAAAACAACACCTTTTGAGATTAAAGATGGGATTGAGGCCAATGACGATACACGTTTGCGTTACCGTTACCTTGACCTTCGTCGTCCAGAGATGTTGGAAAACCTCAAACTTCGTGCTAAAGTAACGCACTCTATCCGCAACTACTTGGATGAGTTGGAATTTATCGATGTGGAAACACCCTTCCTTTCTAAGTCTACACCAGAAGGGGCGCGTGACTATTTGGTGCCATCTCGTGTCAATAAAGGGCATTTCTACGCGCTTCCTCAAAGTCCACAGATCACCAAGCAGCTCTTGATGAATGCTGGTTTTGACCGTTACTACCAAATCGTCAAATGTTTCCGTGACGAAGATTTGCGTGGAGATCGTCAGCCCGAGTTTACTCAGGTCGACTTGGAAACTTCATTCCTTACGGAGCAAGAAATCCAAGATATCACAGAAGGCTTGATTGCACGTGTCATGAAGGAAACAAAAGGGATTGAAGTGACGCTTCCATTCCCTCGTATGAAGTACGATGATGCTATGGCTCTTTACGGCTCTGATAAACCAGATACCCGTTTTGACATGTTGCTTCAGGACTTGACAGAAGTGGTCAAAGGTGTTGACTTCAAAGTCTTTTCAGAAGCACCAGCAGTTAAAGCCATTGTCGTCAAAGGCGCTGCAGACAACTACTCACGTAAAGACATCGATAAGATGACAGAAGTAGCCAAGCAGTACGGTGCTAAGGGTCTTGCTTGGGTCAAGGTTGTTGATGGAGAATTGAGCGGACCAGTTGCTAAGTTTTTGACTGGCATTCAAGCAGAATTGACAGCAACGCTTGGTCTTGAAGACAAGGACTTGATTCTCTTTGTAGCGGATACGCTTGAAGTGACGAATGCAACCCTTGGCGCCCTTCGTGGTCGTATTGCCAAAGAACTTGGCTTGATTGATAACGCTAAATTTAACTTCCTTTGGGTTGTTGACTGGCCGATGTTTGAATGGTCTGAAGAAGAAGGCCGCTACATGAGTGCCCACCATCCATTCACTCTTCCTCAGGAAGAGACAGCTCACGAATTAGAGGGTGAATTGGCCAATGTTCGTGCCATTGCTTATGACATCGTTTTAAATGGTTATGAGCTGGGTGGTGGTAGCCTTCGTATCAACCAAAAAGACCTCCAAGAACGCATGTTCAAGGCTCTTGGTTTCTCAGCTGAGGAAGCCAATGACCAGTTTGGTTTCCTATTGGAAGCCATGGACTATGGATTCCCACCACACGGAGGTTTGGCTATCGGGCTTGACCGCTTTGTGATGCTCTTGGCAGGAGAAGAAAACATCCGTGAAGTCATTGCTTTTCCTAAGAACAACAAGGCGACGGATCCAATGTCGCAAGCCCCATCAACAGTAGCGCTCAAGCAACTAGAAGAACTCAATCTACAAGTAGAACAAGATGAAACAAGCGAAACGAACTAA
- a CDS encoding YitT family protein, with protein sequence MKQAKRTKRWRYYLRRFAYQIKMLRVLQSISKEKYDEKISASLVYGFLSAVAVNFFFQPGHVYSSGATGLAQIISSLSTHWFDFHLPVSATFYAINIPLMILAWYQIGHKFTVFTFITVSMSSLFIQFVPVVTLTEDPIINALFGGVVMGLGIGFALRNSISSGGTDIVSLTIRKKTGKNVGSISFLVNGTIMLIAGLTFGWKYALYSMITIFVSSRVTDAVFTKQKRMQAMIVTSNPDKVIEKIHKKLHRGATMIHDAEGTYNHERKAVLITVITRAEFNDFKHIMKQVDPTAFVSVSENVHILGRFVETDN encoded by the coding sequence ATGAAACAAGCGAAACGAACTAAGCGGTGGCGCTATTATCTGCGCCGCTTTGCTTATCAGATAAAGATGCTACGTGTGTTGCAAAGCATCTCTAAGGAAAAATATGATGAGAAGATTTCTGCTTCTCTAGTATACGGTTTTCTATCAGCAGTTGCCGTCAATTTCTTTTTCCAACCAGGGCATGTTTATTCGAGTGGTGCGACAGGTTTGGCGCAAATTATCTCCAGTTTGAGTACTCACTGGTTTGATTTCCATTTACCCGTATCCGCAACCTTTTATGCCATTAATATCCCACTGATGATTTTGGCTTGGTATCAGATTGGACATAAATTTACTGTCTTTACCTTTATCACGGTATCCATGAGTTCCCTTTTTATCCAGTTTGTGCCCGTTGTGACGCTGACAGAGGATCCCATTATCAATGCTCTCTTTGGGGGTGTTGTCATGGGCTTGGGAATCGGCTTTGCTTTGCGCAATAGTATTTCCAGTGGAGGTACAGATATTGTCAGCCTGACCATTCGCAAGAAAACGGGGAAAAATGTCGGCAGTATTTCCTTCTTGGTCAATGGGACCATCATGTTGATTGCTGGGTTGACCTTTGGTTGGAAATACGCCCTCTACTCCATGATTACCATTTTTGTATCCAGTCGTGTGACAGATGCAGTCTTTACCAAGCAAAAACGGATGCAGGCCATGATTGTGACCAGTAATCCTGACAAGGTAATCGAAAAGATCCATAAAAAATTGCACCGAGGCGCTACCATGATCCACGATGCAGAAGGAACCTATAATCATGAGAGAAAAGCAGTCTTGATTACTGTTATCACACGAGCAGAGTTTAATGACTTTAAACACATCATGAAACAAGTTGATCCGACAGCCTTCGTCTCTGTATCCGAAAATGTCCACATCCTAGGACGATTTGTAGAAACAGACAATTAA